From a region of the Oncorhynchus mykiss isolate Arlee chromosome 32, USDA_OmykA_1.1, whole genome shotgun sequence genome:
- the LOC110488193 gene encoding SH3 domain-binding glutamic acid-rich-like protein 3 isoform X2, giving the protein MGVKLYYTTVTASREVKSQQAEVMRILESKSIQYELIDISVGGEVRDEMRSKAGNPTAVPPQIFNEDQYCGNYEMFSDAVEEDKVEQFLKMA; this is encoded by the exons ATGGGCGTCAAATTGTATTATACCACCGTTACTGCATCCAGAGAGGTGA AGTCTCAGCAGGCGGAGGTGATGAGGATACTGGAGAGTAAGAGCATCCAGTACGAGCTGATTGACATCTCAGTGGGCGGGGAGGTCAGGGACGAGATGAGAAGCAAGGCAGGGAACCCCACGGCTGTCCCGCCACAGATCTTCAATGAGGACCAGTACTGTGGG AACTATGAGATGTTTTCGGACGCAGTGGAGGAGGACAAAGTGGAACAGTTTCTGAAGATGGCGTGA
- the LOC110488192 gene encoding membrane progestin receptor alpha-B — protein sequence MATIAMERIGRLFINLQQVRALPQMLTEAAPSMPGTLRDTEVPGFFRERYIHAGYRPLHQGWRYYFLSLFQRHNETINVWTHLLGSLLVLVKFLQLAETVDFIDDAHAWPLLILLLSSLAYMACSTVAHLLAAKSEFYHYCFFFLDYVGVAQYQYGSAVAHFYYAVEPNYHQWVSPVFMPTATFLCCLSCLGCCYGKYRNYSLRVWVRKVGQVIPSAMAYAWDTSPVFHRLLQSLWTTSHSDDIAAPASGIVGDPAISFHGSQVAFFLSSAFFFTNPLPERLFPGHCDFLGQGHQLFHVFLVICTLCQIQASHLDYLGRRPLYTQLHGEGASTVYLVQYGATLVACVCIAVFIARKAKRLLNCRDKSK from the exons ATGGCAACGATCGCCATGGAGCGGATTGGGCGTCTGTTCATCAACCTCCAGCAGGTAAGGGCGTTGCCCCAGATGCTGACAGAGGCCGCCCCCTCCATGCCAGGCACGCTACGGGACACCGAAGTTCCCGGATTCTTCAGAGAGCGCTATATCCACGCTGGCTACCGACCGCTCCACCAGGGCTGGAG GTACTACTTCCTGTCGCTGTTCCAGCGTCACAACGAGACCATCAACGTGTGGACCCACCTGCTAGGGTCTCTCCTGGTCCTGGTCAAGTTCCTACAGCTAGCTGAGACGGTGGACTTCATCGATGACGCCCACGCCTGGCCCCTCCTCATTCTCCTGCTGTCCTCCCTGGCCTACATGGCCTGCAGCACGGTAGCCCACCTCCTGGCTGCCAAATCAGAGTTCTACCACTACTGCTTCTTCTTCCTGGATTATGTAGGAGTGGCTCAGTATCAGTACGGCAGCGCCGTGGCTCACTTCTACTATGCTGTGGAACCAAACTACCACCAGTGGGTCTCCCCAGTCTTCATGCCCACTGCCACCTTCCTCTGCTGCCTGTCCTGCCTGGGCTGCTGCTATGGGAAGTATCGCAACTACAGCCTGCGGGTCTGGGTCCGGAAGGTGGGCCAGGTGATTCCCTCGGCTATGGCCTATGCCTGGGATACTAGTCCGGTGTTCCACCGCCTCCTCCAGTCCCTCTGGACCACGTCGCACAGTGATGACATCGCTGCCCCCGCCAGTGGCATAGTCGGCGACCCGGCTATATCCTTCCATGGGAGCCAGGTAGCCTTCTTCCTGTCCAGTGCGTTCTTCTTCACCAACCCCCTCCCAGAGCGTCTGTTCCCAGGCCACTGTGACTTCCTGGGGCAGGGCCACCAGCTGTTCCACGTCTTCCTGGTTATCTGTACTCTCTGTCAGATCCAGGCCTCTCACCTGGACTACCTGGGCCGACGGCCACTCTACACACAGCTACACGGAGAGGGAGCATCCACTGTCTATCTGGTGCAGTATGGAGCCACGCTGGTGGCCTGTGTCTGCATAGCAGTCTTCATTGCAAGGAAAGCAAAACGGTTGCTTAACTGCAGAGACAAGTCCAAATGA
- the LOC110488193 gene encoding SH3 domain-binding glutamic acid-rich-like protein 3 isoform X1 has protein sequence MGVKLYYTTVTASREVKSQQAEVMRILESKSIQYELIDISVGGEVRDEMRSKAGNPTAVPPQIFNEDQYCGNYEMFSDAVEEDKVEQFLKMA, from the exons ATGGGCGTCAAATTGTATTATACCACCGTTACTGCATCCAGAGAG GTGAAGTCTCAGCAGGCGGAGGTGATGAGGATACTGGAGAGTAAGAGCATCCAGTACGAGCTGATTGACATCTCAGTGGGCGGGGAGGTCAGGGACGAGATGAGAAGCAAGGCAGGGAACCCCACGGCTGTCCCGCCACAGATCTTCAATGAGGACCAGTACTGTGGG AACTATGAGATGTTTTCGGACGCAGTGGAGGAGGACAAAGTGGAACAGTTTCTGAAGATGGCGTGA